From the Prosthecodimorpha staleyi genome, one window contains:
- a CDS encoding metal-dependent hydrolase, whose protein sequence is MKITWYGHSCFRLEIPADTDKGKVEILIDPFLTGNPKATITPEEAAVGLDHIVISHGHDDHIGDLIPIAKASGAAVTANWEIAMWANAHGVETINPMNSGGTVDLGAFAVSLTPAHHSSAKSNGDGTFAYLGNPHGVVIAPKIGPTLYYAGDTDIFSDMALIAELYEPTIGILPIGDRFTMGARSAALAARRFFAFTDVIPCHYMTFGLLDQTPDAFVAAMHGSGVRIHTPAPGGSVEIG, encoded by the coding sequence ATGAAGATCACGTGGTACGGACATTCCTGCTTCCGCCTCGAAATCCCGGCCGACACCGACAAGGGCAAGGTCGAAATCCTGATCGACCCGTTCCTCACCGGCAATCCGAAGGCGACCATCACGCCGGAAGAGGCTGCGGTCGGGCTCGACCATATCGTCATCAGCCATGGCCATGACGACCATATCGGCGACCTCATCCCGATCGCGAAGGCCTCCGGAGCGGCCGTGACCGCCAATTGGGAGATCGCCATGTGGGCCAATGCCCACGGCGTGGAGACGATCAACCCGATGAATTCCGGCGGCACGGTCGATCTCGGCGCCTTCGCGGTCAGCCTGACGCCGGCGCATCATTCCTCCGCCAAGTCGAACGGCGACGGCACCTTCGCCTATCTCGGCAACCCGCACGGCGTGGTGATTGCGCCGAAGATCGGCCCGACGCTCTATTATGCCGGCGATACGGACATCTTTTCCGACATGGCTCTGATCGCCGAACTGTACGAACCGACCATCGGCATCCTGCCGATCGGCGACCGTTTCACCATGGGGGCGCGCTCGGCGGCATTGGCCGCGCGGCGGTTCTTTGCCTTCACGGACGTGATTCCCTGCCACTACATGACCTTCGGGCTGCTCGACCAGACGCCCGATGCCTTCGTGGCGGCCATGCACGGCTCCGGCGTCCGCATCCATACCCCCGCGCCCGGCGGCAGCGTCGAGATCGGCTGA
- the ruvX gene encoding Holliday junction resolvase RuvX, with product MAQDHAVALEDLTGGLKPGARLIGIDLGTKTIGLALSDPGRRIATPLETIRRTKFTADAQALIAICAKHAVGGLVIGLPLNMDGSEGPRVQSTRAFVRNLAPLTTLPISYWDERLSTAAVTRTLIEADASRARRADVVDKLAAAFILQGALDRLNRPARGWATEDE from the coding sequence TTGGCCCAGGATCATGCCGTCGCCCTCGAAGACCTGACCGGCGGGCTGAAACCCGGCGCACGGCTGATCGGGATCGATCTCGGCACCAAGACCATCGGGCTCGCCCTGTCCGATCCGGGCCGGCGCATCGCCACCCCGCTGGAGACCATCCGGCGCACCAAGTTCACCGCCGATGCCCAGGCGCTGATCGCGATCTGCGCCAAACATGCCGTCGGCGGCCTGGTCATCGGCCTGCCGCTCAACATGGACGGCAGCGAGGGTCCGCGCGTGCAGTCGACGCGCGCCTTCGTGCGCAACCTCGCCCCGCTGACCACCCTGCCGATCAGCTATTGGGACGAGCGCCTGTCGACGGCGGCCGTCACCCGCACCCTGATCGAGGCCGACGCCAGCCGGGCGCGCCGGGCCGACGTGGTCGACAAGCTCGCCGCCGCCTTCATCCTGCAAGGCGCGCTCGACCGCCTCAACCGGCCCGCGCGCGGCTGGGCTACCGAGGACGAGTGA
- a CDS encoding glutathione S-transferase family protein, translating into MVTLYWAPQTRSLSILWLLEELGIPYRRELVDIRSGRQSDPAFRAINPMMKVPALTDGPVKVAETGAIIAYLADRYAAPGLAPAADHATRGDYLRWLFFAGSSIEAAYVQIFTKLEMNPTSAGWGSAERVFDVIEAGITGSGGPWLLGETFSAADVSIGSGLRFGLLFKIVEPRPAFTDYVERCTARPAFARALAIEAEALAARGG; encoded by the coding sequence ATGGTCACGCTGTATTGGGCGCCGCAGACGCGCTCGCTTTCGATCCTGTGGCTGCTCGAGGAACTGGGCATCCCCTATCGGCGCGAGCTGGTCGACATCCGTTCGGGCCGCCAGTCCGACCCGGCCTTCCGGGCGATCAATCCGATGATGAAGGTGCCGGCGCTGACCGATGGGCCGGTCAAGGTGGCCGAAACCGGAGCGATCATCGCCTATCTGGCCGACCGCTATGCCGCGCCCGGACTCGCCCCGGCGGCCGACCATGCGACCCGCGGCGACTATCTGCGCTGGCTGTTCTTCGCCGGCTCGTCGATCGAGGCGGCCTATGTGCAGATCTTCACCAAGCTGGAGATGAACCCGACCTCGGCCGGCTGGGGCAGCGCCGAGCGCGTCTTCGACGTGATCGAGGCCGGCATCACCGGCAGCGGCGGCCCCTGGCTTCTGGGCGAGACCTTCTCGGCGGCCGATGTGTCGATCGGGTCCGGCCTGCGCTTCGGCCTCCTGTTCAAGATCGTCGAACCGCGCCCAGCCTTCACCGACTATGTCGAACGCTGCACCGCCCGCCCCGCCTTCGCCCGCGCCCTGGCGATCGAGGCCGAGGCCCTGGCGGCGCGCGGCGGCTGA